The following coding sequences lie in one Arthrobacter sp. PGP41 genomic window:
- a CDS encoding DUF4286 family protein, translated as MHFQSLSGAAALVNWITVGRSDVPTFDDWYNYQHVPERVSTPGFMRARRFIATDQPDSAEANYLTVYETADLSVLNSPEYLRRLNNPTELTQRVIPTFRQFRRAACVISVQRGFGSSSRVLAIELSPERRHEQPLRTLIADTLLPGVIAGHLVHTACLMEPDAAVSSAKDSTREGRATASALPASWTILAELQTGVDAERVIKEFGKGIEGSGIDPKTMGSGGEFQLLYELRAAANVAA; from the coding sequence GTGCATTTTCAATCACTGTCGGGCGCGGCGGCCTTGGTCAACTGGATCACGGTCGGGCGCAGCGACGTACCCACATTCGATGACTGGTACAACTACCAACATGTGCCGGAACGGGTCTCAACACCGGGTTTTATGCGCGCCCGCCGTTTCATAGCAACTGACCAACCCGATTCAGCGGAAGCAAACTACCTCACCGTGTATGAGACCGCTGACCTCTCGGTACTGAATTCGCCGGAATACCTTCGCCGACTCAACAACCCGACCGAACTGACCCAACGCGTTATCCCCACCTTCCGGCAGTTCCGGCGGGCAGCCTGCGTCATCAGCGTACAGCGCGGTTTCGGTTCCTCCAGCCGCGTACTGGCGATCGAGCTTTCGCCCGAGCGTCGCCACGAACAACCGTTGCGGACGCTGATCGCAGATACGCTGCTGCCGGGCGTGATCGCAGGACACCTTGTACACACCGCGTGCCTGATGGAACCAGACGCCGCAGTGAGCTCCGCGAAAGATTCAACCCGGGAAGGCCGCGCAACCGCCAGCGCACTGCCCGCGTCTTGGACAATTCTCGCCGAACTGCAAACAGGCGTCGATGCAGAGCGCGTAATCAAGGAATTCGGCAAGGGAATCGAAGGGTCCGGGATCGATCCGAAGACCATGGGCTCCGGCGGGGAGTTCCAGTTGCTCTACGAACTTCGCGCAGCAGCAAACGTCGCAGCCTAA
- the hisC gene encoding histidinol-phosphate transaminase yields the protein MTSNQLVAGPEAALPALRGAVAGLPSYVPGRRGAGVDVAALASNESHYDPLPAAVTAVAEAAGRMNRYPDMAAVELRERLARHLGVTPAEVAVGPGSVGVLQQVITGLCDAGDEVVFAWRSFEAYPILVELAGARPVRIPLDGAEGHDLEAMAAAVTDRTRVILLCTPNNPTGVPISHDSIEAFLQAVPSSVLVVIDEAYIEYAEAGSGPDSLALYRRYPNVCILRTFSKAYGLAGLRVGYAVAAPAIAEGLRRTALPFSVSALAQKAAVASLDAGEEMEARVAAVRQERARMAAELAAQGWRLQPSQGNFLWIRADESLLARLLEAFDGAGILVRAYQGDGVRVTVADPASNDRVLRILEAHAA from the coding sequence ATGACCAGTAATCAGCTTGTGGCCGGTCCCGAGGCAGCGCTGCCCGCCCTTCGCGGCGCCGTCGCCGGCCTTCCGTCCTACGTGCCGGGCCGCCGCGGTGCCGGCGTGGACGTCGCGGCCCTCGCCAGCAATGAAAGCCACTACGACCCGCTGCCCGCAGCCGTCACCGCGGTGGCCGAAGCGGCCGGCAGGATGAACCGCTACCCCGACATGGCCGCCGTCGAACTCCGCGAACGGCTCGCCCGGCACCTGGGCGTCACCCCTGCGGAGGTGGCGGTGGGTCCAGGCAGCGTGGGCGTCCTCCAGCAGGTCATCACCGGACTGTGCGACGCCGGCGATGAGGTGGTGTTCGCGTGGCGGTCCTTCGAGGCCTACCCCATCCTGGTGGAGCTGGCAGGCGCCCGGCCGGTCCGAATCCCCTTGGACGGGGCGGAGGGCCACGACCTTGAGGCCATGGCCGCGGCCGTCACTGACCGCACCAGGGTGATCCTGCTCTGCACGCCCAACAACCCCACCGGGGTGCCGATCAGCCACGACAGCATCGAGGCGTTCCTGCAGGCTGTGCCGTCCAGCGTCCTGGTGGTGATCGACGAGGCCTACATTGAATACGCTGAAGCCGGCAGCGGCCCCGATTCCCTGGCGCTCTACCGCCGGTACCCGAACGTCTGCATCCTGCGCACGTTTTCGAAGGCTTACGGCCTCGCCGGGCTGCGCGTGGGCTACGCCGTGGCGGCGCCGGCCATCGCCGAGGGGCTGCGCCGGACCGCCCTGCCCTTTTCCGTGAGCGCGCTGGCCCAGAAGGCGGCCGTCGCGTCGCTGGACGCGGGGGAGGAGATGGAAGCGCGGGTTGCCGCCGTCAGGCAGGAGCGCGCACGGATGGCCGCGGAACTGGCGGCCCAGGGCTGGAGACTGCAGCCGAGCCAGGGCAACTTCCTGTGGATCCGTGCCGATGAATCCCTCCTTGCCAGGCTGTTGGAGGCGTTCGACGGCGCGGGCATCCTGGTCCGGGCGTACCAGGGCGACGGGGTGCGGGTCACCGTGGCCGATCCCGCCTCCAACGACCGCGTGCTCCGGATCCTTGAAGCCCACGCAGCCTGA
- a CDS encoding fumarylacetoacetate hydrolase family protein, whose protein sequence is MKLISYDQSGFAALAIVRESADGSKVLPVTSWAAAEDMTCAVSMRDVLQDWTYWKGRLSELAAGSRPEDWLPAAEVEILAPVPSPGSLIGIGLNYEDHAAETGSPRPSEPVVFAKHPSCIVGPGRDIILPDASQEVDYEAELAIVVGQPAFHADVDEARNAIAGYTIMNDVTARDWQRRTSQWMAAKSFPSFGPMGPLMVTADELGCAEDLKISLSVNQKRRQDSSTSHMIFGVVDIVRHVSSVWPLAPGDVIITGTPAGVGFTRHPAAFLHAGDVVEVSIEGIGVLTNKVITADGSRKVKASGTSKGLADSLHTLGQR, encoded by the coding sequence ATGAAGCTCATTTCCTACGATCAGTCCGGATTTGCCGCACTTGCCATAGTCCGGGAAAGCGCTGACGGTTCCAAGGTGCTGCCGGTAACCTCGTGGGCCGCTGCCGAGGACATGACCTGTGCTGTGAGTATGCGCGACGTTTTACAGGACTGGACATATTGGAAGGGCCGCTTAAGCGAGCTGGCGGCTGGATCCAGGCCCGAAGACTGGTTGCCTGCAGCGGAGGTGGAGATTCTCGCACCGGTACCAAGCCCCGGATCCCTGATCGGAATTGGCCTCAACTATGAGGATCATGCCGCCGAAACCGGTTCACCTCGCCCATCCGAACCCGTCGTCTTCGCTAAGCACCCATCCTGCATTGTGGGGCCCGGGCGTGACATCATCCTGCCGGACGCATCACAGGAAGTGGACTATGAGGCAGAACTCGCAATCGTCGTCGGACAGCCGGCATTCCATGCCGATGTCGATGAAGCGCGGAATGCCATCGCCGGTTACACGATCATGAATGACGTGACGGCCCGGGACTGGCAGCGGCGGACAAGCCAATGGATGGCGGCGAAATCCTTTCCGAGCTTCGGTCCCATGGGACCGCTTATGGTGACCGCCGACGAACTCGGGTGCGCGGAGGATCTCAAGATCTCGCTGTCTGTAAACCAGAAGCGACGCCAGGACTCATCAACCAGCCACATGATTTTCGGTGTCGTGGACATCGTGCGGCATGTCTCATCCGTTTGGCCGCTCGCACCCGGAGACGTCATCATCACTGGAACACCAGCGGGAGTGGGCTTTACACGACACCCGGCTGCATTCCTTCACGCTGGCGACGTCGTCGAAGTATCAATCGAGGGCATTGGCGTACTCACCAACAAGGTAATTACCGCGGACGGAAGCCGCAAAGTGAAGGCCTCGGGCACGTCGAAAGGCTTGGCCGATTCCCTCCATACTTTGGGCCAGCGGTGA
- a CDS encoding ABC transporter ATP-binding protein → MKRSAGTPIDIQDLSIEYQSGSKTVRALEPINMQIKAGEFVSVVGPSGCGKSTLLKAVAGLIRPSSGSVRVGGITVTKPHSDLGIVFQNPLLMDWRTIISNVLLQAEMRDMPKEEATAKAKALLAQVGLSGFENHRPHELSGGMQQRVGICRALLHEPPLIIMDEPFGALDALTREQMCYDLQALWIERRPTVLFITHSIAEATLLSDRVIVLSGRPGRILAEFELNRDRPRRLDDEDHPEVDHVSREIRRLLAVKNPS, encoded by the coding sequence ATGAAGCGCAGCGCAGGGACACCGATCGATATCCAGGACCTGTCGATCGAGTACCAATCGGGCAGCAAGACCGTAAGGGCCTTGGAACCGATTAACATGCAGATCAAGGCCGGGGAGTTCGTATCCGTCGTGGGGCCCAGCGGATGCGGTAAATCGACGCTCCTTAAGGCAGTGGCCGGGCTCATCCGCCCCTCGTCCGGCAGCGTCCGAGTCGGAGGAATCACGGTCACGAAGCCCCACTCAGATCTGGGGATCGTTTTCCAGAATCCGCTCCTAATGGACTGGCGGACGATCATCTCCAACGTGCTCCTGCAAGCCGAGATGAGGGACATGCCCAAAGAGGAGGCCACCGCGAAAGCCAAGGCTCTGCTCGCCCAGGTGGGCCTTTCCGGATTCGAAAATCACCGCCCACATGAGCTTTCCGGCGGCATGCAACAGAGGGTCGGCATCTGCCGGGCGCTTCTGCATGAACCTCCCCTTATCATCATGGACGAGCCCTTCGGAGCCCTTGACGCCCTCACCCGCGAACAGATGTGCTACGACCTGCAAGCGCTGTGGATTGAACGACGTCCCACCGTTCTCTTCATCACCCACTCAATCGCGGAAGCCACTTTGCTTTCAGACCGGGTCATCGTCCTTTCAGGAAGGCCCGGACGCATCCTCGCCGAGTTCGAGCTCAATCGCGACCGACCCCGGCGGCTGGACGACGAGGACCATCCCGAAGTGGATCATGTCAGCCGCGAGATCCGCCGCCTGTTGGCCGTGAAGAATCCTTCGTAG
- a CDS encoding thiamine pyrophosphate-binding protein produces MTTLTVSGRVAQVLSNYVSDVFGVMGNGNVYFLDAAEKQGLRFSPVRHEGAAIAAADAYYRTSGRLAAGTTTYGPGYTNALTALAEAVQAQIPVVLVTGDAPTSGARPWDVDQTAIAAGLGAATFTVTRDAAGAITRQAVEYALTRRTAVVLAIPYDLAALEAADEDLPEPAAPKVTDDADGGLGRAARLLAGARRPLILAGRGAHLAGAGPELRELADRLGALTAGTALALNLLNGEGYLGVAGGFGTDTAAGLMGEADVVLVAGASLSPFTMRFGHLIGPDSTVIQIDAGLQPTHPRVDLFVSADAKAAAARLLALLDGGTAAEAWRAEARRRLAEGPGHHPGSAETPDGRLDPRSLAIALDAVLPERRTVVQDGGHFVGWAPMYWNIPRPQDLVMVGTAYQTIGLGLASAVGAARALEDGRTLVLASGDGGFLMGLSDLESLIAAARSAIVVIYNDAAYGAEIHQYGSQGLTEKPMLIPEVDFSGIARALGAESAIIRSLADLSALQDWTDAGAKGIFVADCRITSTVRAPWLSEWMKASQAAKAAVAG; encoded by the coding sequence ATGACTACTCTCACCGTCTCCGGCCGCGTGGCGCAGGTCCTCAGCAACTATGTCAGCGATGTGTTCGGCGTGATGGGCAACGGCAACGTCTACTTCCTGGACGCCGCGGAGAAGCAGGGCCTCCGCTTCTCCCCCGTCCGGCACGAGGGCGCCGCCATCGCCGCGGCGGACGCGTACTACCGGACGTCGGGACGGCTCGCTGCGGGCACCACCACCTACGGTCCCGGCTACACCAACGCGCTCACCGCCCTGGCCGAGGCGGTCCAGGCGCAGATCCCGGTGGTGCTGGTCACCGGGGATGCACCCACCAGCGGCGCCCGGCCCTGGGACGTGGACCAAACGGCCATCGCCGCCGGCCTCGGCGCGGCCACCTTCACCGTCACCCGCGACGCCGCAGGTGCCATCACCCGGCAGGCGGTGGAATACGCACTCACCCGGCGCACCGCCGTCGTGCTTGCCATTCCCTACGACCTCGCGGCACTCGAGGCCGCGGACGAGGACCTTCCGGAACCGGCGGCGCCAAAGGTGACAGACGACGCCGACGGCGGCCTTGGGCGGGCAGCCCGCCTGCTCGCCGGGGCCAGGCGGCCGCTGATTCTTGCCGGCCGGGGTGCGCACCTCGCCGGCGCCGGCCCGGAACTCCGCGAGCTCGCCGACCGGCTCGGCGCACTGACCGCCGGAACCGCCCTGGCGCTCAACCTCCTCAACGGCGAGGGGTACCTGGGCGTCGCGGGCGGTTTCGGCACCGACACCGCGGCGGGCCTCATGGGCGAGGCCGATGTGGTCCTGGTGGCCGGGGCCAGCTTGAGCCCGTTCACCATGCGGTTCGGGCACCTGATCGGCCCGGACAGCACCGTCATCCAGATCGACGCCGGCCTGCAGCCCACGCACCCCCGGGTGGACCTGTTCGTCAGCGCGGACGCGAAAGCCGCGGCGGCGCGCCTCCTGGCGCTGCTTGACGGCGGGACTGCGGCGGAAGCCTGGCGCGCGGAAGCCCGCCGTCGGCTGGCCGAGGGTCCGGGGCACCACCCGGGCTCCGCGGAAACCCCGGACGGCCGGCTGGACCCGCGGTCCCTTGCCATCGCCCTGGACGCCGTGCTGCCGGAGCGCCGCACGGTGGTCCAGGACGGCGGCCACTTCGTGGGCTGGGCGCCCATGTACTGGAACATCCCGCGGCCGCAGGACCTGGTGATGGTGGGCACCGCCTACCAGACGATCGGGTTGGGACTTGCGAGCGCCGTTGGAGCAGCCCGCGCGCTGGAGGACGGCCGCACCCTGGTGCTGGCCTCCGGCGACGGCGGCTTCCTGATGGGCCTGTCTGACCTTGAATCGCTGATTGCCGCGGCCCGCAGCGCCATTGTCGTGATCTACAACGACGCCGCGTACGGCGCCGAAATCCACCAGTACGGCTCCCAGGGCCTGACCGAAAAGCCGATGCTGATCCCCGAGGTGGACTTCAGCGGGATTGCCCGCGCTTTGGGTGCCGAGTCGGCGATCATCCGCTCGTTGGCCGACCTGTCCGCGCTGCAGGACTGGACGGACGCCGGCGCTAAGGGAATCTTCGTGGCCGACTGCCGGATCACCTCCACCGTGCGGGCACCGTGGCTGAGCGAATGGATGAAGGCCTCCCAGGCAGCGAAGGCGGCGGTGGCGGGGTAG
- a CDS encoding N5-glutamine methyltransferase family protein, protein MTARWRSANGRPAPARADVVDDSLTADEAYRMASQGIAMLWRGDFHNGRQLLNALDRRVGGGKKGTTGTGAERFYRHRQSASHRARILGLLLIPLDPGPVVPLRRAPDIREAAAEAYGGITEPSVVSLHELVGAVGAHEWRRNGVYVEALQGRIHPHYGTFFPTRSEYVDLVATAALPSETLAFDVGTGTGVLAAVLARRGVRRVVATDNEPRAVACAAENFRNLGVADRAEAVLTDMFPPGRAPLIVCNPPWIPATPHSSLDSAVYDPGSRMLLRFLNGLPDHLEPGGEGWLVLSDLAEHLGLRSREDLLAAIGAAGLKVVERLDTKPTHPKASDRDDPLFEARAAEVTSLWRLVRR, encoded by the coding sequence ATGACCGCGCGCTGGCGGTCGGCGAACGGCAGGCCGGCGCCGGCGCGGGCCGATGTGGTGGACGATTCCCTTACGGCCGATGAGGCGTACCGGATGGCGTCCCAGGGGATCGCGATGCTCTGGCGCGGTGACTTCCATAACGGGCGGCAGCTCCTCAACGCCCTGGACCGGCGGGTAGGCGGCGGGAAGAAGGGGACCACTGGAACCGGTGCCGAGAGGTTCTACCGGCACCGCCAGTCCGCCTCGCACCGTGCCCGCATTCTCGGTCTGCTGCTGATTCCCCTTGATCCGGGCCCGGTGGTGCCGCTGCGCCGCGCCCCGGACATCCGGGAGGCCGCCGCCGAGGCGTACGGTGGCATAACCGAACCGTCCGTGGTGTCCCTGCATGAGCTGGTCGGGGCCGTTGGCGCCCACGAGTGGCGGCGGAACGGCGTCTACGTCGAGGCCCTGCAGGGCCGCATCCACCCGCACTATGGCACGTTCTTCCCCACCCGGAGCGAGTATGTGGATCTCGTGGCCACCGCCGCGCTGCCTTCTGAGACGCTGGCGTTCGACGTCGGAACCGGCACCGGCGTGCTCGCTGCCGTCCTCGCCCGCCGCGGCGTCCGCCGCGTGGTGGCGACGGACAATGAGCCGCGCGCCGTCGCCTGCGCCGCCGAGAACTTCCGGAACCTCGGTGTAGCGGACCGTGCCGAGGCGGTCCTGACCGACATGTTCCCGCCGGGCCGGGCGCCGCTGATCGTGTGCAACCCGCCGTGGATTCCCGCCACGCCGCATTCCAGCCTGGACAGCGCGGTCTACGACCCCGGGAGCAGGATGCTGCTCCGCTTCCTGAACGGACTGCCCGACCATCTGGAGCCGGGCGGCGAGGGCTGGCTGGTCCTCTCCGACCTGGCCGAGCACCTTGGCCTGCGCTCGCGTGAGGATCTGCTGGCCGCCATCGGTGCTGCAGGGCTGAAAGTGGTGGAACGGCTCGACACCAAGCCAACGCACCCGAAGGCATCGGACCGCGACGATCCCCTGTTCGAGGCGCGCGCGGCCGAGGTCACGTCCCTGTGGCGGCTCGTTCGCCGTTAG
- a CDS encoding Lrp/AsnC family transcriptional regulator gives MTIANSRTLDSLDGRIILALDKDPEASALALSRTLGVARNTVHARLARLERSGALRSFSRRLDPAALGYDLMAFLSLSISQTRTGSVEHGLEAIPEVIEVHATTGDADLVAKVVARGTGDLYRITNQILEIEGVQRTSTAISILELMPPRYDGLISRLSEQEARPSD, from the coding sequence ATGACCATTGCGAACTCTCGCACCCTGGATTCCCTCGACGGCAGGATCATCCTGGCCCTGGACAAGGATCCCGAAGCCAGCGCCCTGGCACTCTCCCGCACGCTCGGCGTCGCCCGGAACACGGTCCACGCCCGGCTGGCGCGGCTGGAGCGCAGCGGCGCGCTCCGCTCCTTCAGCCGCAGGCTGGACCCCGCCGCGCTCGGCTACGACCTGATGGCCTTCCTTTCGCTATCGATCAGCCAGACCCGGACAGGCTCGGTGGAGCACGGGCTCGAGGCGATCCCGGAGGTCATCGAAGTCCACGCCACCACCGGGGACGCGGACCTCGTGGCCAAGGTGGTGGCCCGCGGCACCGGGGACCTCTACCGCATCACCAACCAGATCCTGGAGATCGAAGGGGTCCAGCGCACCAGCACGGCCATCTCCATCCTGGAACTCATGCCGCCCCGCTACGACGGCCTCATCAGCCGGCTGTCGGAGCAGGAGGCGCGCCCCTCGGACTGA
- a CDS encoding zinc-binding dehydrogenase, producing the protein MIKEEPQGPVIPATMKAAVWDGEGARLNVESIPTPEPQKDEALVKIAACGVCHSDLHVMKGEVAFPSPAVLGHEISGTIVAIGEGTFHSERAVGDRVVGAFIMPCTKCDSCSKGRDDLCELFFQENRLHGNLFDGTSRLRRSDNSRLSMYSMAGMAEYAVVPLSALASVPDELPLEEAAVLGCAAFTAFGAVTRSARLEAGESVAIVAVGGVGSSLIQVAKFAGAAPIIAIDISDAKLAAAKSLGADFTINSGTEDAVEAVRRLTGGRGANVAFEALGHPATFAQAISLLSEGGRMVAVGIAAGAQTASVPITPLVRRGQSIVGSFGARTRSDLPLVVDMAKTGGYALDQVVTRKYPLADVQKAFTAMEKGEIHGRAIVCPEQLTPWTPDEGSHQLENLTRANAL; encoded by the coding sequence ATGATCAAGGAAGAACCACAAGGGCCGGTCATTCCGGCCACGATGAAGGCGGCCGTGTGGGACGGCGAAGGGGCCAGGCTCAACGTAGAGTCGATTCCTACCCCGGAACCGCAAAAGGACGAAGCCCTGGTCAAGATTGCGGCCTGCGGGGTCTGCCATAGCGACCTGCACGTGATGAAGGGCGAAGTGGCGTTTCCCTCGCCGGCCGTGCTCGGCCATGAAATCAGCGGAACCATCGTGGCAATCGGCGAAGGTACCTTCCACTCGGAAAGAGCTGTGGGAGACCGGGTGGTCGGGGCATTCATCATGCCATGCACCAAGTGCGACTCATGCAGCAAGGGGCGCGACGACCTGTGCGAACTGTTCTTCCAGGAGAACCGGCTGCACGGAAACCTGTTCGACGGGACCTCCAGGCTTCGCCGCTCTGACAACAGCCGCCTCTCCATGTACTCAATGGCCGGCATGGCTGAATATGCAGTCGTGCCGCTTTCAGCTCTAGCCTCGGTGCCTGATGAACTTCCGCTGGAAGAGGCCGCCGTCCTAGGCTGCGCGGCTTTCACCGCATTCGGGGCAGTCACCCGCTCTGCCCGGCTTGAGGCCGGGGAATCCGTCGCCATCGTTGCTGTTGGCGGGGTCGGATCGAGCCTCATCCAAGTCGCAAAATTTGCCGGCGCCGCTCCAATCATCGCAATCGACATAAGCGACGCCAAACTTGCAGCAGCGAAGTCCCTGGGGGCTGACTTCACCATCAACTCAGGCACAGAGGATGCCGTAGAAGCGGTACGGCGGCTGACGGGAGGGAGAGGTGCAAACGTTGCATTCGAAGCACTAGGTCACCCAGCGACTTTTGCCCAAGCCATTTCCCTTCTCAGCGAGGGGGGACGAATGGTGGCTGTGGGGATCGCTGCGGGTGCCCAGACCGCTTCGGTTCCGATTACGCCCCTCGTCCGGAGAGGACAGTCAATCGTGGGTTCCTTCGGCGCACGAACCCGAAGCGACCTGCCGCTCGTAGTAGACATGGCCAAGACCGGAGGGTATGCACTGGATCAGGTCGTGACCCGCAAGTATCCGCTCGCTGACGTGCAAAAGGCCTTCACGGCAATGGAAAAGGGAGAGATCCATGGCAGGGCAATCGTCTGCCCGGAACAGCTGACGCCATGGACACCGGACGAAGGCTCGCATCAGCTTGAAAACCTCACAAGGGCCAATGCTCTCTAG
- a CDS encoding fumarylacetoacetate hydrolase family protein: MRIANVTNRLTIVTGEGAVDVAAASGGRFGPDPQSVYDEWEAFVGWARTADLSSSAPFDFDALGSPVPRPRQVFAIGLNYVNHAKESGLPVPSVPMVFTKFPSAITGPSGTIELSGNSVDWEVELVAVIGAEARNVSEADAWQHVAGLTAGQDISDRQVQLEGTSPQFSMGKSFEKYAPIGPWLVTTDEFENPDDLRVSCLKGEESVQDSRTSDLVFSVPQLVSYLSKIVTLYPGDVIFTGTPEGVGLGRSPQIYLSEGDVLTTTIEGIGSMIHKFVSPVNEETPKKIRDEAEEATSGAAAR; encoded by the coding sequence GTGCGCATCGCAAACGTTACCAACCGACTCACTATCGTCACCGGGGAAGGGGCCGTGGATGTTGCGGCTGCGAGCGGTGGACGTTTCGGCCCCGATCCGCAGTCTGTGTATGACGAATGGGAAGCATTCGTCGGCTGGGCGCGCACTGCCGACCTCTCGTCATCGGCCCCGTTCGACTTTGACGCCCTCGGTTCACCAGTGCCTCGCCCCCGCCAAGTTTTTGCTATTGGTCTGAACTACGTAAACCATGCCAAGGAATCTGGCCTGCCAGTGCCTTCCGTCCCGATGGTCTTCACGAAGTTCCCCAGCGCCATAACGGGCCCGTCCGGAACGATCGAGCTATCCGGCAACTCCGTCGACTGGGAGGTTGAGCTGGTCGCAGTCATAGGGGCGGAGGCAAGGAATGTATCCGAAGCAGACGCGTGGCAACACGTAGCTGGCCTGACTGCAGGGCAGGACATTTCGGATCGCCAGGTGCAACTGGAAGGTACCTCACCGCAGTTCAGCATGGGCAAGTCGTTCGAAAAGTACGCTCCCATAGGCCCTTGGCTTGTGACCACGGATGAATTCGAGAACCCGGATGACCTGCGGGTGAGCTGCCTCAAGGGTGAGGAATCGGTACAGGATTCCCGGACGTCGGACCTGGTCTTCTCGGTTCCGCAGCTTGTCTCCTACCTGTCCAAGATCGTAACCCTCTATCCGGGCGACGTGATCTTCACAGGTACGCCAGAGGGCGTAGGGCTTGGGCGGTCTCCGCAGATCTATCTTTCGGAGGGGGACGTACTCACGACGACCATCGAGGGAATCGGCTCGATGATTCACAAGTTCGTCAGCCCCGTCAACGAGGAAACGCCGAAGAAAATCCGCGATGAAGCCGAGGAGGCCACCTCCGGAGCAGCGGCGAGGTAG
- a CDS encoding amino acid permease yields MEQQTKTSARALGAALKPRQLTMMGLGSAIGAGLFIGSGAGIQAAGPAVLISYLVAGTLIILVMWALGEMAAANPDSGAFSVYTAKAYGPVAGATVGWLWWLQLVVVIAAEALGAAGLLATIFPALPVWLMAFVFIVVLTAVNLTSVKNFGEFEFWFALLKVAAIVGFLLVGFALLFGWLPGVQSPGLSNFMGDGFATNGFAGIATALFVVAFAFGGTEIVSVAAAETAEPARSVKKAVRTVLWRILVFYIGAIFIIAAVVPVGSAGLKSPFAAVLEAAGMPGAATAITLVAVAALLSALNANLYGASRMAYSLAERGEAPRLLASVSKGQVPVAAVLASVAFGVVTVVLELVFPEMVLGVLLNIVGSTCLLVWTSALLAQLALRLRADREGTELPLRMPGFPWLTVLGLVILAAIFTVGFIGEDSRPQLLSTFALVALLAVGCWVNQRNRKVAPVEASEDAKQPVLID; encoded by the coding sequence ATGGAACAACAGACAAAGACGTCTGCGCGCGCCCTCGGCGCCGCCCTCAAACCCCGCCAGCTCACCATGATGGGGCTCGGCAGCGCCATCGGCGCGGGCCTCTTCATCGGCTCCGGCGCAGGCATCCAGGCCGCCGGCCCGGCGGTGCTGATCTCCTACCTCGTGGCCGGTACCCTCATCATCCTGGTGATGTGGGCCCTCGGCGAGATGGCCGCGGCCAACCCGGACAGCGGCGCATTCTCCGTCTACACCGCCAAGGCCTACGGGCCGGTCGCCGGCGCAACCGTCGGCTGGCTCTGGTGGCTGCAGCTGGTGGTGGTCATCGCCGCCGAAGCGCTCGGTGCGGCAGGCCTGCTCGCCACCATCTTCCCCGCACTGCCGGTGTGGCTGATGGCATTCGTGTTCATCGTGGTGCTCACCGCCGTGAACCTCACCAGCGTGAAGAACTTCGGCGAGTTCGAGTTCTGGTTCGCCCTGCTCAAGGTGGCGGCGATCGTCGGGTTCCTCTTGGTGGGCTTTGCGCTGCTGTTCGGCTGGCTGCCGGGTGTGCAGTCGCCGGGCCTTTCCAACTTCATGGGCGACGGCTTCGCGACCAACGGATTCGCCGGGATTGCCACGGCACTGTTCGTGGTGGCGTTCGCGTTCGGCGGCACCGAGATTGTGTCCGTGGCCGCAGCCGAGACCGCAGAGCCGGCCCGCAGCGTGAAGAAAGCCGTCCGCACCGTGCTGTGGCGCATCCTGGTGTTCTACATCGGTGCCATCTTCATCATCGCTGCGGTGGTTCCCGTGGGTTCGGCGGGGCTGAAGAGCCCGTTCGCCGCCGTGCTGGAGGCCGCCGGCATGCCCGGTGCGGCCACCGCCATCACCCTGGTGGCCGTCGCGGCGCTGCTCTCCGCGCTCAACGCCAACCTCTACGGCGCCTCCCGGATGGCGTACTCCCTGGCTGAGCGGGGCGAAGCGCCGCGGCTGCTTGCTTCCGTGTCCAAGGGGCAGGTCCCGGTGGCCGCGGTGCTGGCGAGCGTTGCCTTCGGCGTTGTCACGGTGGTGCTGGAGCTGGTTTTCCCCGAGATGGTCCTGGGCGTCCTGCTCAACATCGTGGGCTCCACCTGCCTGCTGGTGTGGACGTCCGCGCTCCTGGCCCAGCTCGCGCTGCGCCTCCGTGCCGACCGCGAGGGTACGGAGCTTCCCCTGCGGATGCCCGGCTTCCCGTGGCTGACCGTGCTTGGCCTGGTCATCCTCGCGGCGATCTTCACGGTGGGCTTCATCGGCGAGGATTCCCGTCCCCAGCTCCTGAGCACGTTCGCGCTCGTCGCGCTGCTGGCGGTTGGGTGCTGGGTGAACCAGCGGAACCGTAAGGTTGCGCCTGTTGAAGCGTCGGAGGACGCCAAGCAGCCGGTGCTTATCGACTGA